The following proteins are encoded in a genomic region of Desulfosporosinus youngiae DSM 17734:
- a CDS encoding VOC family protein: MITPYLTFNGNCKDALNFYRTVFHCGEPNVLPYGDYMPEGSKTPPELLRTWVMHAEMVISGTNVWFADEAAPPQNGDNIKLTATVPTGGEATAIFDALCAGGEVTLPPTETFYSVFHAAVRDKFGVNWNVVAEEAPQQVEG, from the coding sequence ATGATTACACCTTACCTTACATTCAACGGGAACTGCAAAGACGCGCTGAACTTCTACCGCACCGTCTTCCATTGCGGCGAGCCAAACGTCCTGCCCTACGGTGACTATATGCCGGAGGGGTCAAAGACGCCGCCTGAGCTGCTGCGGACTTGGGTTATGCACGCCGAGATGGTCATCTCTGGTACAAACGTCTGGTTTGCCGATGAAGCTGCGCCGCCCCAGAACGGCGACAACATCAAACTAACTGCCACGGTACCTACGGGCGGGGAAGCGACGGCTATCTTTGACGCGCTTTGCGCAGGTGGCGAGGTGACGCTCCCGCCGACGGAGACCTTCTACAGTGTGTTCCACGCCGCAGTAAGAGACAAGTTCGGTGTGAACTGGAATGTCGTCGCTGAAGAAGCGCCGCAGCAAGTGGAGGGATAA